A genomic segment from Pseudorca crassidens isolate mPseCra1 chromosome 4, mPseCra1.hap1, whole genome shotgun sequence encodes:
- the CDKL2 gene encoding cyclin-dependent kinase-like 2 isoform X1, protein MTEPSQSEHGRLGALGGGSGRVRIRPLQLGGQRLGPGLARAEQVHGLQGPGALRAGRRCPSTPANFPTGLGLNSKKNSYWFLIKMEKYENLGLVGEGSYGMVMKCRNKDSGRIVAIKKFLESDDDKMVKKIAMREIKLLKQLRHENLVNLLEVWKKKKRWYLVFEFVDHTVLDDLELFPNGLDYQLAQKYLFQIISGIGFCHSHNIIHRDIKPENILVSQSGVVKLCDFGFARTLAAPGEVYTDYVATRWYRAPELLVGDVKYGKAVDVWAIGCLVTEMLMGEPLFPGDSDIDQLYHIMLCLGNLIPRHQELFYKNPVFAGVRLPEIKETVPLERRYPRLPEVVIDLAKKCLHIDPDKRPFCAELLHHDFFHMDGFAERFSQELQLKVQKDARNISLSKKPQNRKKEKEKDDSLDEERKTLVVQDTNADPKIKDSKAFKIKGSKMDGEKVEKVSRASNASCLNDNGMSHIKTVPSTSLRDCSNGSVGHTRNPGMAIPPLTYNLSAVAPTVNSGMGTISGVQSYRVDEKTKKYCIPFAKPNKHSPAGVYNINVTTSVASEKSLLQADKKRREYSKRDVRLPELNYNHLPELKALEGIARNSRLIKKENKNLSESRIPSLVAIDLHTFNTALHQVSGSPLSDDSEADLPQVEHQH, encoded by the exons ATGACAGAACCCAGCCAATCAGAACACGGGAGGCTCGGCGCACTCGGGGGCGGGTCCGGACGGGTGAGGATCCGCCCCTTGCAGCTTGGTGGCCAACGCCTTGGCCCAGGGCTAGCTAGAGCCGAGCAGGTTCACGGACTCCAGGGACCGGGAGCTTTACGAGCTGGGAGGCGGTGCCCTAGCACCCCAGCTAACTTCCCTACAGGCCTTGGCCTTAACAG CAAGAAGAATTCCTActggtttttaattaaaatggaaaaatatgagaACCTAGGATTGGTTGGAGAAGGGAGCTATGGAATGGTGATGAAGTGTAGGAATAAAGATAGTGGAAGAATTGTAGCCATCAAGAAGTTCTTAGAAAGTGATGATgacaaaatggttaaaaaaattgcTATGCGAGAAATCAAGTTACTAAAG cAACTGAGGCATGAAAATCTCGTGAATCTGTTGGAagtgtggaagaaaaaaaagcgaTGGTACCTAGTCTTTGAATTTGTTGACCATACAGTTCTTGATGACTTGGAGCTCTTTCCAAATGGACTAGACTACCAACTAGCTCAAAAGTATTTGTTTCAGATTATCAGTGGAATTGGATTTTGTCACAGTCACAAT ATCATACACAGAGATATAAAGCCAGAGAATATATTAGTCTCCCAGTCTGGTGTTGTCAAGTTATGTGATTTTGGATTTGCGCGGACACTGGCAGCTCCTGGGGAGGTTTATACTGATTATGTGGCAACCCGATGGTACAGAGCTCCAGAACTATTGGTTGGTGATGTCAAGTATGGCAA GGCTGTTGATGTGTGGGCCATTGGCTGTCTGGTAACTGAAATGCTCATGGGGGAACCCCTTTTTCCTGGAGATTCTGATATCGATCAGCTATATCATATTATGTTGTGTTTGG GTAATCTCATTCCAAGACATCAGGAGCTGTTTTATAAAAATCCTGTGTTTGCTGGAGTAAGGTTGCCTGAAATCAAAGAAACGGTTCCTCTTGAAAGACGCTATCCCAGGCTCCCTGAAGTTGTGATAGATTTAGCAAAG AAATGCTTGCATATTGACCCAGACAAAAGGCCCTTCTGTGCTGAGCTCCTGCACCATGATTTCTTTCATATGGATGGATTTGCTGAGAG GTTTTCTCAGGAACTGCAGTTAAAAGTACAGAAAGATGCCAGAAACATTTCTTTatctaaaaaaccccaaaacagaaagaaggaaaaggaaaaagatgatTCCTTggatgaagagagaaaaacacttgTGGTACAG GATACAAATGCTGATCCCAAAATTAAGGAttctaaagcatttaaaataaaaggatcaaaaatggatggagaaaaagTTGAAAAAGTCAGTCGAGCTTCAAACGCCAGCTGTCTCAATGACAATGGGATGAGCCACATCAAAACAGTGCCTTCAACAAGCCTCCGAGATTGCAGCAATGGCAGCGTGGGCCACACAAGAAATCCAGGCATGGCAATTCCTCCACTTACGTACAACCTTTCTGCGGTGGCTCCCACTGTTAATTCTGGAATGGGAACTATCTCAGGAGTTCAGAGTTACAG AGtggatgagaaaaccaagaagtATTGTATTCCATTTGCTAAACCAAATAAACATTCTCCAGCAGGAGTTTATAATATTAATGTGACCACATCG GTTGCTAGTGAAAAGAGTCTACTTCAGGCAGATAAGAAAAGAAGGGAATACTCAAAGAGAGATGTCCGTTTGCCTGAACTAAACTATAATCATCTCCCTGAACTAAAAGCCTTGGAAGGCATCG CTCGAAATTCCAGGCTAATAAAGAAGGAGAACAAAAATCTTTCAGAATCTCGAATTCCTTCTCTGGTCGCTATTGACTTGCACACCTTCAATACTGCATTGCATCAG
- the CDKL2 gene encoding cyclin-dependent kinase-like 2 isoform X2, with the protein MEKYENLGLVGEGSYGMVMKCRNKDSGRIVAIKKFLESDDDKMVKKIAMREIKLLKQLRHENLVNLLEVWKKKKRWYLVFEFVDHTVLDDLELFPNGLDYQLAQKYLFQIISGIGFCHSHNIIHRDIKPENILVSQSGVVKLCDFGFARTLAAPGEVYTDYVATRWYRAPELLVGDVKYGKAVDVWAIGCLVTEMLMGEPLFPGDSDIDQLYHIMLCLGNLIPRHQELFYKNPVFAGVRLPEIKETVPLERRYPRLPEVVIDLAKKCLHIDPDKRPFCAELLHHDFFHMDGFAERFSQELQLKVQKDARNISLSKKPQNRKKEKEKDDSLDEERKTLVVQDTNADPKIKDSKAFKIKGSKMDGEKVEKVSRASNASCLNDNGMSHIKTVPSTSLRDCSNGSVGHTRNPGMAIPPLTYNLSAVAPTVNSGMGTISGVQSYRVDEKTKKYCIPFAKPNKHSPAGVYNINVTTSVASEKSLLQADKKRREYSKRDVRLPELNYNHLPELKALEGIARNSRLIKKENKNLSESRIPSLVAIDLHTFNTALHQVSGSPLSDDSEADLPQVEHQH; encoded by the exons atggaaaaatatgagaACCTAGGATTGGTTGGAGAAGGGAGCTATGGAATGGTGATGAAGTGTAGGAATAAAGATAGTGGAAGAATTGTAGCCATCAAGAAGTTCTTAGAAAGTGATGATgacaaaatggttaaaaaaattgcTATGCGAGAAATCAAGTTACTAAAG cAACTGAGGCATGAAAATCTCGTGAATCTGTTGGAagtgtggaagaaaaaaaagcgaTGGTACCTAGTCTTTGAATTTGTTGACCATACAGTTCTTGATGACTTGGAGCTCTTTCCAAATGGACTAGACTACCAACTAGCTCAAAAGTATTTGTTTCAGATTATCAGTGGAATTGGATTTTGTCACAGTCACAAT ATCATACACAGAGATATAAAGCCAGAGAATATATTAGTCTCCCAGTCTGGTGTTGTCAAGTTATGTGATTTTGGATTTGCGCGGACACTGGCAGCTCCTGGGGAGGTTTATACTGATTATGTGGCAACCCGATGGTACAGAGCTCCAGAACTATTGGTTGGTGATGTCAAGTATGGCAA GGCTGTTGATGTGTGGGCCATTGGCTGTCTGGTAACTGAAATGCTCATGGGGGAACCCCTTTTTCCTGGAGATTCTGATATCGATCAGCTATATCATATTATGTTGTGTTTGG GTAATCTCATTCCAAGACATCAGGAGCTGTTTTATAAAAATCCTGTGTTTGCTGGAGTAAGGTTGCCTGAAATCAAAGAAACGGTTCCTCTTGAAAGACGCTATCCCAGGCTCCCTGAAGTTGTGATAGATTTAGCAAAG AAATGCTTGCATATTGACCCAGACAAAAGGCCCTTCTGTGCTGAGCTCCTGCACCATGATTTCTTTCATATGGATGGATTTGCTGAGAG GTTTTCTCAGGAACTGCAGTTAAAAGTACAGAAAGATGCCAGAAACATTTCTTTatctaaaaaaccccaaaacagaaagaaggaaaaggaaaaagatgatTCCTTggatgaagagagaaaaacacttgTGGTACAG GATACAAATGCTGATCCCAAAATTAAGGAttctaaagcatttaaaataaaaggatcaaaaatggatggagaaaaagTTGAAAAAGTCAGTCGAGCTTCAAACGCCAGCTGTCTCAATGACAATGGGATGAGCCACATCAAAACAGTGCCTTCAACAAGCCTCCGAGATTGCAGCAATGGCAGCGTGGGCCACACAAGAAATCCAGGCATGGCAATTCCTCCACTTACGTACAACCTTTCTGCGGTGGCTCCCACTGTTAATTCTGGAATGGGAACTATCTCAGGAGTTCAGAGTTACAG AGtggatgagaaaaccaagaagtATTGTATTCCATTTGCTAAACCAAATAAACATTCTCCAGCAGGAGTTTATAATATTAATGTGACCACATCG GTTGCTAGTGAAAAGAGTCTACTTCAGGCAGATAAGAAAAGAAGGGAATACTCAAAGAGAGATGTCCGTTTGCCTGAACTAAACTATAATCATCTCCCTGAACTAAAAGCCTTGGAAGGCATCG CTCGAAATTCCAGGCTAATAAAGAAGGAGAACAAAAATCTTTCAGAATCTCGAATTCCTTCTCTGGTCGCTATTGACTTGCACACCTTCAATACTGCATTGCATCAG